A part of Parvimonas micra genomic DNA contains:
- a CDS encoding V-type ATP synthase subunit K yields the protein MKEFMAVLAQNGGVVFGILGAALAVLLAGLGSARGVQMAGEAAAGLVIDEPEKFGKAMVLQLLPGTQGLYGFVIGLFIMFKLRVDMSLIEGLYYVMVSLPVGIVGLKSAYYQAKVAVAGINILAKNEEHQTKGIILSVMVETYAILAFAMSFLLLSSVAFK from the coding sequence ATGAAAGAATTTATGGCTGTATTAGCACAAAATGGCGGAGTTGTATTTGGTATATTAGGAGCGGCACTTGCTGTATTACTAGCGGGACTTGGTTCTGCAAGAGGTGTTCAAATGGCAGGGGAAGCTGCTGCAGGATTGGTTATTGATGAACCTGAAAAATTTGGTAAGGCAATGGTATTGCAATTATTGCCGGGTACACAAGGACTTTACGGATTTGTAATAGGTCTTTTCATCATGTTTAAATTAAGAGTAGATATGAGCCTAATTGAAGGTTTGTACTATGTTATGGTTTCACTACCTGTTGGTATTGTAGGTTTGAAATCAGCTTATTATCAAGCAAAAGTTGCTGTTGCAGGTATTAATATCTTAGCTAAAAATGAAGAACATCAAACTAAAGGTATTATTCTTTCAGTAATGGTTGAAACTTACGCAATCTTGGCATTTGCAATGTCATTCTTATTACTTTCAAGCGTTGCATTCAAATAA
- a CDS encoding S66 family peptidase — protein MRVRKIGIVSLSSGVLGEDFVLHEVKIGIERLKKYGIEVEFLPNSKKGIEFIKNNPKERAEDLIKAFKDDSIDMILCAIGGDDTYRLLPYLFENSELEKVAKQKIFLGFSDTTINHLMLNKVGIKTFYGQAFLPDVCELSNEMLPYSKHFFEELINTGKIKEIYPSDVWYNEREDFSEKAIGISMKEHHNGGFELLRGNSKFEGQILGGCLETIFDIFDNSRYEDTVYLCQKYNLFPSLNEWENKILLLETSEERPKPELFRKMILKLQEYGIFDVISGLIIGKPQNEEYYEEYKQILLDEIKNQDLSIVYNINVGHSTPRCIIPFGVDAKVDIERQIIEFKE, from the coding sequence ATGAGAGTAAGAAAAATAGGAATAGTAAGTTTATCCAGTGGAGTATTAGGAGAAGATTTTGTTTTACATGAAGTTAAAATTGGAATTGAGAGACTAAAAAAATATGGAATTGAAGTTGAATTTTTACCTAATTCAAAAAAGGGTATTGAATTTATAAAAAATAATCCTAAAGAAAGGGCAGAAGATTTAATAAAAGCTTTTAAAGATGATTCAATTGATATGATATTATGTGCGATAGGTGGAGATGATACTTATAGATTATTGCCTTATTTGTTCGAAAATAGTGAATTAGAAAAAGTAGCAAAGCAGAAAATATTTTTAGGCTTTTCAGATACTACAATTAATCATTTAATGCTAAATAAAGTAGGGATAAAAACATTCTATGGACAAGCATTTTTACCTGATGTTTGTGAATTGTCAAATGAAATGCTACCATATTCAAAGCATTTCTTTGAAGAATTAATTAATACCGGAAAAATTAAAGAAATATATCCCAGCGATGTTTGGTATAACGAGAGAGAGGATTTTAGTGAAAAAGCTATTGGAATTTCTATGAAAGAACATCATAATGGAGGATTTGAATTATTAAGAGGAAATTCAAAATTTGAAGGTCAAATATTGGGTGGCTGTCTTGAAACGATATTTGATATTTTTGATAATTCAAGATATGAAGATACAGTATATCTTTGTCAAAAATATAATTTGTTTCCAAGTTTAAATGAGTGGGAAAATAAAATCTTGCTTCTTGAAACTAGCGAAGAAAGGCCTAAACCTGAGTTATTTAGAAAGATGATTCTTAAACTTCAAGAATATGGAATATTTGATGTTATTTCAGGTTTGATTATAGGAAAACCACAAAACGAAGAGTATTATGAAGAATATAAACAAATTCTTCTTGATGAAATAAAAAATCAAGATTTGTCCATAGTATATAATATAAATGTTGGACATAGCACTCCAAGATGTATTATTCCTTTTGGAGTAGATGCAAAAGTAGATATTGAAAGACAAATTATAGAATTTAAAGAATAA
- a CDS encoding YfcE family phosphodiesterase: MIVAVVSDTHGIVLPVAYSLQRNKVDVVLHLGDNVEDARKIEQITGMEVYVVAGNCDENSKDTPEDLVLEIRRKKFFLTHGHKYDVDNGIDKIVEKAKEVGADYALFGHTHVHLREKVDGITVLNPGSTTLPRQGDTKGYYIVNLIEKSVNRINLK, from the coding sequence ATGATAGTAGCGGTTGTTAGTGATACTCATGGAATTGTACTTCCTGTTGCATACAGTTTGCAAAGAAATAAGGTGGATGTTGTTCTTCATCTTGGAGATAATGTAGAAGATGCAAGAAAAATAGAACAGATAACAGGTATGGAAGTTTATGTGGTTGCTGGAAATTGTGATGAAAATTCCAAAGACACTCCGGAAGATTTAGTTTTAGAGATTAGAAGAAAAAAATTCTTTTTAACTCATGGGCATAAATATGATGTTGATAATGGAATTGATAAAATAGTTGAAAAAGCTAAAGAAGTTGGGGCAGATTATGCTCTTTTTGGGCATACTCATGTTCATTTAAGAGAAAAAGTTGATGGAATAACTGTTTTAAATCCCGGTAGTACAACTCTTCCAAGACAGGGAGATACAAAGGGATATTATATCGTAAACTTAATTGAAAAAAGTGTTAATAGAATAAATTTAAAATAA
- a CDS encoding V-type ATP synthase subunit D, whose amino-acid sequence MAKLNVNPTRMALSNLKGRLVTAKRGHKLLKDKQDELMRRFIEMIRKNKKLRLEVEEELSNSFKSFLLASAVMSPEFLEQAVAFPKEQVSVAIETKNVMSVNIPKMKFDRTESSGAIFPYGYAQTSSELDDAILELHSVMDKLLELAEVEKACQLMADEIEKTRRRVNALEYRTIPDLEETIKFIRMKLDENERATITRLMKVKDIIAKQV is encoded by the coding sequence ATGGCAAAGCTAAATGTAAATCCTACACGTATGGCTCTTTCTAATCTCAAAGGAAGACTTGTAACTGCTAAAAGAGGTCATAAACTTCTTAAAGATAAACAAGATGAACTTATGAGAAGATTTATTGAAATGATTAGAAAAAACAAAAAACTTCGTCTTGAAGTTGAAGAAGAACTCTCAAACTCATTTAAATCTTTTCTTTTAGCGAGTGCTGTTATGAGTCCTGAATTTTTGGAACAAGCTGTGGCGTTTCCAAAAGAACAGGTATCCGTTGCCATTGAAACAAAAAATGTAATGAGTGTAAATATTCCTAAAATGAAATTTGACAGGACAGAATCAAGTGGAGCAATATTCCCTTATGGTTATGCTCAAACTTCTTCTGAACTTGACGATGCGATTTTAGAATTACATTCAGTAATGGATAAGCTATTAGAACTTGCAGAAGTTGAAAAAGCTTGTCAATTAATGGCAGATGAAATTGAAAAGACTCGTAGAAGGGTAAATGCTCTTGAGTATAGAACAATTCCTGATTTGGAAGAAACAATTAAATTCATTAGAATGAAATTAGATGAAAATGAAAGGGCTACTATTACAAGACTTATGAAAGTTAAGGATATAATAGCTAAACAAGTATAG
- a CDS encoding V-type ATP synthase subunit I, whose product MKKFTLFAFEAERKRLLEELQRFGYVNFSKSDSIEQFDYLKDVEVSTLDNNYIEESTRIKWMIDYVGRFIEKEKGLSALKKGPVVYTFSELEKKASSYDYIPDFNILSDISKKVDSNNQRLTAIDNTIKELSPWKSIKEPIVDLNSFEKSKFIMGYLPTKNLEKFKTSTVDLKFTYFEEVDIVGKNSYCIIFTNGLEKEMALENLRLNGFSEVNLEFKGVVSEEIEKLEAEKKVLEDDNSKLTEEIKKFTVNIQKMQSVYEYYQNLALRNTVVSNFKATEKLDIIQGYIPVDKEANFKALLEKVSALKIYLEIEDAKKDDPDVPIILKNNKIASLFESVTNMYALPKYDEVDPTFILSIFYWVFFGMMVADFAYGLILCIGSGIALKMFKFNDSTKKFLKFFFALSFSTMIWGLIYGSAFGDLITLPTQILDSSKDFMTVLILSLAFGGVHLAFGLGMKAYVLIKNGKPMDAFYDVFLWYLTLTSVILVIIGKAITMPKIVNTIAFYGMIVGMLGIIAFGARDSKSIAGRIAGGLYSLYGITSYIGDFVSYLRLMALGLAGGFIAVAINIIVKMLVSGGIVGIIFGVIVFVFAQMFNIFLSFLSAYVHTSRLMYVEFFSKFYEGGGKAFKKFRSDNKYIEVK is encoded by the coding sequence ATGAAGAAATTCACTTTATTTGCTTTTGAAGCTGAAAGAAAGCGATTGTTAGAAGAACTTCAAAGATTTGGTTATGTAAACTTTTCAAAATCTGACTCTATTGAACAATTTGATTATCTTAAAGATGTGGAAGTATCTACTCTAGATAATAATTATATTGAAGAATCCACAAGAATTAAATGGATGATTGATTATGTAGGGAGATTTATCGAAAAGGAAAAAGGTTTATCCGCTTTGAAAAAGGGTCCCGTTGTTTATACATTTAGTGAACTTGAAAAAAAAGCTAGTTCTTATGATTACATTCCGGATTTTAATATTTTGAGTGATATAAGTAAAAAAGTAGATTCAAATAATCAAAGATTAACAGCTATAGATAATACAATCAAAGAATTATCGCCATGGAAATCTATTAAAGAACCTATTGTCGACTTAAATTCATTTGAAAAATCAAAATTCATTATGGGATATTTACCGACTAAGAATCTTGAAAAATTTAAGACATCTACTGTAGATTTAAAATTTACATATTTTGAAGAAGTAGATATAGTTGGAAAAAATTCATATTGTATTATCTTCACTAATGGGTTGGAAAAAGAAATGGCTCTTGAAAATTTAAGATTAAATGGTTTTTCTGAAGTTAATCTTGAATTTAAAGGTGTGGTTTCTGAAGAAATCGAAAAGTTAGAAGCTGAGAAGAAAGTATTAGAAGATGATAATTCTAAGTTGACTGAGGAAATTAAAAAATTTACTGTTAATATTCAAAAGATGCAAAGTGTTTATGAATATTATCAAAATTTAGCTCTCAGAAATACAGTTGTTTCTAATTTTAAAGCTACAGAGAAGCTGGATATTATTCAAGGCTATATACCTGTTGATAAAGAGGCAAATTTCAAAGCTTTACTTGAAAAAGTTTCAGCATTAAAGATATATTTAGAAATTGAAGATGCAAAAAAGGATGACCCTGATGTTCCAATCATCCTGAAAAACAATAAGATAGCATCACTTTTTGAATCAGTTACAAATATGTATGCTCTACCAAAATATGATGAGGTTGATCCAACGTTTATATTATCAATATTTTATTGGGTATTCTTCGGAATGATGGTTGCAGATTTTGCTTATGGATTAATTTTATGCATAGGTTCGGGGATAGCTTTAAAGATGTTTAAGTTTAATGATTCGACAAAAAAATTCTTAAAATTTTTCTTCGCACTTAGTTTTTCAACTATGATATGGGGATTGATTTACGGTTCGGCTTTTGGAGATTTGATTACTTTACCAACTCAAATATTGGATTCCTCAAAAGATTTTATGACGGTTTTGATATTGTCTTTAGCATTTGGCGGAGTACATTTAGCTTTCGGCTTGGGAATGAAAGCTTATGTTCTAATAAAAAACGGAAAACCTATGGATGCATTCTACGATGTATTTCTTTGGTACTTGACTTTGACATCTGTTATTTTGGTTATTATTGGTAAAGCAATAACCATGCCTAAGATAGTAAATACAATAGCTTTTTATGGAATGATAGTTGGAATGTTGGGGATTATTGCATTTGGAGCCAGAGATTCAAAAAGTATTGCCGGAAGAATTGCTGGTGGATTGTATTCACTTTATGGAATAACATCATATATTGGAGATTTTGTTTCATATCTTAGACTTATGGCACTTGGACTTGCAGGCGGTTTTATTGCAGTTGCAATCAACATAATTGTAAAAATGCTTGTAAGCGGAGGAATTGTAGGAATAATTTTTGGAGTGATAGTTTTTGTATTTGCTCAAATGTTTAATATATTCTTAAGTTTTCTATCAGCTTATGTTCATACTTCAAGACTTATGTATGTAGAATTTTTCAGTAAATTTTACGAAGGTGGAGGAAAAGCATTTAAGAAATTTAGAAGTGATAACAAATATATAGAAGTAAAATAA
- a CDS encoding nitrous oxide-stimulated promoter family protein, with protein MKKSIEKKRDREKKVITKMVKLYCKKNHKNDKLCDECRDVLNYSLNRIDNCKYMYTKTFCSNCKKPCYSPKMKEKIKQIMKFSGPRILFHHPLLVISHMLSRFKK; from the coding sequence ATGAAAAAAAGTATTGAAAAGAAAAGAGATAGAGAGAAAAAAGTAATAACTAAAATGGTGAAATTGTATTGTAAGAAAAATCACAAAAATGATAAATTATGTGATGAATGTAGGGACGTTTTAAATTATTCTTTAAATAGAATAGATAATTGTAAGTACATGTATACAAAAACTTTTTGTTCAAATTGTAAAAAACCTTGTTATAGTCCTAAAATGAAAGAAAAAATAAAACAAATTATGAAATTTTCAGGACCTAGAATTTTATTTCATCATCCATTATTAGTTATTTCTCATATGTTAAGCAGATTTAAAAAATAA
- the rdgB gene encoding RdgB/HAM1 family non-canonical purine NTP pyrophosphatase: protein MKKVALSTDNKNKVNEMLAILSKYDFEIVTKSELGVNEEFEEIYDTLEENSKLKAEKLREYCSFAVLADDTGLFVNALNGEPGVLSARYAGEHGNSEANREKLLRNLEGKSDRSAYFKTVIVFVDENGKEFIAKGILKGTISEVERGENGFGYDKIFIPENMEKTLAEISSEEKNKFSHRKRALEDLKNILGDRYDSSGC from the coding sequence ATGAAAAAGGTAGCACTATCTACAGATAACAAAAATAAAGTTAATGAAATGCTTGCGATTTTAAGTAAATATGATTTTGAAATAGTAACTAAAAGCGAATTGGGTGTAAATGAAGAATTTGAAGAAATTTATGATACACTTGAGGAAAATTCAAAGCTAAAAGCTGAAAAGCTAAGAGAATATTGTTCTTTTGCTGTTTTAGCTGATGATACCGGACTTTTCGTAAATGCTTTAAATGGAGAACCGGGAGTGCTATCTGCAAGATATGCAGGAGAACATGGAAATAGTGAAGCAAATAGAGAGAAGCTTTTAAGAAATCTTGAAGGGAAATCTGATAGAAGCGCATATTTTAAAACAGTAATTGTCTTTGTTGATGAAAATGGAAAAGAATTTATAGCAAAGGGAATTTTAAAAGGAACTATTTCAGAAGTTGAAAGAGGCGAAAATGGCTTTGGATATGACAAGATTTTTATTCCTGAAAATATGGAAAAAACTTTGGCTGAAATAAGTTCCGAAGAAAAAAATAAATTTAGTCATAGAAAAAGAGCATTAGAAGATTTAAAAAATATTTTAGGTGATAGATATGATAGTAGCGGTTGTTAG
- a CDS encoding V-type ATP synthase subunit E yields MSNLDNIIDEILQDAKNESEKIVEDAKSEVANLVGKTESEAQKNADKIIEKARVEGAQSKDRIISNSSLTARDMILVAKQEMINKVFELTKEKLKTLNHEDYLKFVENSLKTLDVKEDSEIILTESEKKLAGEKLFGIKVAKETVESGFSLKNGKIILNNEFSSLIDLIKEDLEREVSIRLFS; encoded by the coding sequence ATGTCTAATTTGGACAATATTATAGATGAAATCCTTCAAGATGCTAAAAATGAATCTGAAAAAATAGTAGAAGATGCTAAAAGTGAAGTTGCGAATCTTGTTGGGAAAACAGAAAGTGAAGCTCAAAAAAATGCTGATAAGATTATTGAAAAAGCAAGAGTAGAGGGCGCACAATCAAAAGATAGAATAATTTCAAACTCAAGTTTAACAGCAAGAGATATGATTTTGGTTGCAAAACAAGAAATGATAAATAAAGTTTTTGAATTAACTAAAGAAAAATTAAAAACATTAAATCATGAAGATTATTTGAAATTTGTTGAAAATTCATTAAAGACTTTGGATGTTAAGGAAGATAGTGAAATTATTCTTACTGAAAGTGAAAAAAAACTTGCAGGAGAAAAGCTATTTGGAATTAAAGTTGCAAAAGAAACTGTTGAAAGTGGATTTTCATTAAAGAATGGAAAAATAATTTTAAACAATGAATTTTCAAGTTTAATTGATTTAATAAAGGAAGACTTGGAACGAGAAGTATCAATTAGATTATTTAGTTAA
- a CDS encoding V-type ATP synthase subunit A → MKVGKVIKVSGPLVVAEGMEDANVYDVVEVSDNKLIGEIIEMRGDRASIQVYEETTGIGPGDDVYSTGSPLSIELGPGMLEQMFDGIQRPLEALQAKAGDFLLRGVSVSPLDREKRWDFVPTVNVGDEVSEGNIIGTVQETTVVSHKIMVPPAVSGKIVEILPGYHTVDEIICKIETDDGIKELNMIQKWPVRRGRPYSRKLDPIRPLVTGQRIIDTFFPVAKGGAAAIPGPFGSGKTVVQHQLAKWADAEIVVYVGCGERGNEMTDVLMEFPEILDPKTGQSLMKRTVLIANTSNMPVAAREASIYTGITIGEYFRDMGYSVALMADSTSRWAEALREMSGRLEEMPGDEGYPAYLASRVADFYERAGYVKCLGEDREGALTVIGAVSPPGGDISEPVSQATLRIVKVFWGLDYALSYRRHFPAINWLNSYSLYQDKMDKFMDESIDRKFSAHRIQSMALLQEESNLQEVVRLVGRDSLSEADQLKLEVAKSLREDFLQQNAFHEVDTYCSLPKQFKMLNLILGFYDEAKKALDAGVYLDEILKIESREGISRSKNISENELEKFDELFETVKADIEKLISEGGNSNA, encoded by the coding sequence TTGAAAGTCGGTAAAGTTATTAAAGTTTCCGGACCTCTTGTAGTTGCAGAAGGAATGGAAGATGCGAACGTATATGATGTTGTTGAAGTTTCTGATAATAAGCTCATTGGAGAAATTATAGAAATGAGAGGTGATAGAGCCTCAATTCAAGTTTATGAAGAAACTACAGGTATTGGACCTGGAGATGATGTTTATTCAACAGGTAGTCCACTTTCTATTGAACTTGGACCTGGAATGTTAGAACAAATGTTTGACGGTATACAAAGACCTCTTGAAGCTTTACAAGCGAAAGCAGGAGATTTCCTTTTAAGAGGAGTAAGTGTATCACCTTTAGATAGAGAAAAAAGATGGGATTTTGTTCCAACAGTAAATGTTGGTGATGAAGTTTCAGAAGGAAATATAATCGGAACAGTTCAAGAAACAACAGTTGTTTCACATAAGATTATGGTTCCTCCAGCTGTAAGTGGTAAAATTGTTGAAATTTTACCTGGTTATCATACAGTTGATGAAATAATTTGTAAAATAGAAACTGATGATGGAATTAAAGAATTAAATATGATTCAAAAATGGCCGGTACGTCGTGGTCGTCCATATTCAAGAAAATTGGATCCAATTAGACCACTTGTAACAGGTCAAAGAATCATTGATACATTTTTCCCGGTTGCAAAAGGGGGAGCTGCAGCAATTCCAGGACCTTTCGGTTCAGGAAAAACAGTAGTTCAACACCAACTTGCTAAATGGGCAGATGCAGAAATAGTAGTTTATGTAGGTTGTGGAGAACGTGGAAACGAAATGACAGATGTTCTTATGGAATTCCCTGAAATTTTAGACCCTAAGACTGGTCAATCACTTATGAAAAGAACAGTTCTTATAGCTAATACTTCAAATATGCCGGTTGCTGCTCGTGAAGCTTCAATCTATACAGGTATTACTATTGGGGAATACTTTAGAGACATGGGATATTCAGTTGCACTTATGGCTGACTCAACTTCTCGTTGGGCAGAAGCACTTCGTGAAATGTCCGGTCGTCTTGAAGAAATGCCTGGTGATGAAGGATATCCAGCATATCTTGCATCCAGAGTTGCAGACTTCTATGAAAGAGCTGGTTATGTAAAATGTCTAGGTGAAGATAGAGAAGGTGCTTTAACAGTAATTGGAGCGGTTTCTCCTCCGGGTGGAGATATTTCTGAACCGGTTTCACAAGCTACTCTTAGAATTGTAAAAGTATTCTGGGGACTTGACTACGCATTATCTTATAGAAGACATTTCCCTGCTATTAACTGGTTGAATTCTTATTCATTATATCAAGATAAGATGGATAAGTTTATGGATGAAAGTATTGATAGAAAATTCTCTGCACATAGAATACAATCAATGGCACTTTTACAAGAAGAATCAAATTTGCAAGAAGTTGTTCGTCTTGTAGGTAGAGATTCACTTTCAGAAGCGGATCAATTAAAGCTAGAAGTTGCTAAGTCTTTAAGAGAAGATTTCTTACAACAAAATGCTTTCCACGAAGTTGATACTTATTGTTCTCTTCCAAAACAATTCAAAATGTTAAATCTTATTTTAGGTTTCTATGATGAAGCAAAAAAAGCTTTAGATGCAGGAGTATATCTTGATGAAATTTTAAAGATTGAATCTCGTGAAGGAATATCAAGAAGTAAAAACATTTCCGAAAATGAATTGGAAAAGTTTGATGAATTATTCGAAACAGTTAAAGCTGATATAGAAAAATTAATAAGCGAAGGAGGTAACTCTAATGCTTAA
- a CDS encoding V-type ATP synthase subunit B codes for MLKEYKTVKEVVGPLMVVEGVEGVKYEELVEVRVQNGEKRRGKVLEIDGDKAMVQLFEGSSGINLRDTSCRFLGHPLELGVSEDMIGRIFDGLGNPIDKGPKIIPEMKIDINGSPINPVSRDYPSEFIQTGISTIDGLNTLVRGQKLPIFSGSGLPHNNVAAQIARQAKVLGSGEKFAVVFGAMGITFEEAQFFIDDFTKTGAIDRAVLFMNLANDPAIERIATPRMALTCAEYLAFEKGMHVLVILTDLTNYAEALREVSAARKEVPGRRGYPGYLYTDLSTIYERAGRLKGRPGSITQIPILTMPEDDITHPIPDLTGYITEGQIILSRELYKQGIQPPIFVIPSLSRLKDKGIGKGKTREDHADTMNQIYAGYASGREARELAVILGESALSEADKAFAKFADAFDKKYVDQGYDTNRTIEETLNLGWELLSIVPRTELKRIREEYIDKYLGKTE; via the coding sequence ATGCTTAAAGAGTATAAGACAGTAAAAGAAGTAGTAGGACCTTTGATGGTTGTTGAAGGTGTTGAAGGTGTTAAATACGAAGAATTAGTTGAAGTTAGAGTTCAAAACGGAGAAAAGAGAAGAGGGAAAGTTCTTGAAATTGATGGGGACAAGGCAATGGTTCAATTGTTTGAAGGCTCATCAGGAATTAACTTAAGAGATACATCTTGTAGATTTTTAGGTCATCCTCTTGAACTTGGAGTTTCTGAAGATATGATAGGAAGAATTTTCGATGGCCTTGGTAATCCTATCGATAAGGGACCAAAGATTATTCCTGAAATGAAGATTGATATTAACGGTTCTCCAATCAATCCTGTATCAAGAGATTATCCTTCAGAATTTATTCAAACAGGTATTTCTACAATAGATGGACTTAATACATTAGTTAGAGGACAAAAATTACCTATATTCTCAGGTTCAGGGCTTCCACATAACAATGTAGCTGCGCAAATTGCCAGACAAGCAAAAGTACTTGGTAGTGGAGAAAAATTTGCCGTAGTATTTGGAGCTATGGGAATTACTTTTGAAGAAGCTCAATTCTTTATTGATGACTTTACAAAAACTGGTGCGATAGATAGAGCAGTATTATTTATGAATTTAGCAAATGACCCTGCAATCGAAAGAATTGCAACACCTCGTATGGCTCTTACTTGTGCTGAATATTTAGCATTTGAAAAGGGAATGCATGTTTTGGTAATCTTAACTGACCTTACAAATTATGCAGAAGCACTTCGTGAAGTTTCTGCAGCCAGAAAAGAAGTTCCGGGACGTCGTGGCTATCCGGGATATCTATATACTGACCTTTCAACAATTTATGAAAGAGCCGGAAGACTTAAAGGTAGACCGGGATCCATTACACAAATTCCTATTTTAACAATGCCGGAAGATGACATCACCCATCCAATACCTGACCTTACAGGATATATAACAGAAGGACAAATTATTCTTTCAAGGGAATTATATAAACAAGGTATTCAACCTCCAATTTTTGTAATTCCTTCATTATCAAGACTTAAGGATAAAGGTATCGGTAAAGGAAAGACAAGAGAAGATCATGCAGATACAATGAACCAAATCTATGCCGGTTATGCATCAGGTAGAGAGGCTCGTGAATTGGCAGTAATCTTGGGTGAATCAGCATTGTCAGAAGCAGATAAAGCTTTTGCAAAATTCGCAGACGCTTTTGATAAGAAATATGTTGACCAAGGATATGATACTAACAGAACGATAGAAGAAACTTTAAACTTAGGTTGGGAATTATTAAGTATAGTTCCAAGAACAGAACTTAAGAGAATTAGAGAGGAATATATTGATAAATATTTAGGAAAGACAGAATAA
- a CDS encoding V-type ATP synthase subunit F — MYKIAVIGDKDSVLAFRALGVHVFTAIEGNDARRIIDKLAKEGYGIIYITEQLAKDIPETIQRYNNEVIPAVILIPSNRGSLNIGLENINKNVEKAVGSNIL, encoded by the coding sequence ATGTATAAAATAGCTGTAATTGGCGATAAGGATTCTGTTCTTGCCTTTAGAGCTCTTGGAGTTCATGTTTTTACCGCAATCGAAGGCAATGATGCCAGAAGAATTATTGACAAACTAGCAAAAGAAGGATATGGGATTATTTATATTACTGAGCAATTGGCAAAAGATATTCCCGAAACTATTCAAAGATATAACAATGAAGTTATTCCAGCAGTAATTTTAATACCTAGCAACAGAGGTAGTTTGAATATAGGCTTAGAAAATATCAACAAGAATGTTGAAAAAGCTGTTGGATCAAATATATTATAG
- a CDS encoding V-type ATP synthase subunit C: MDREDFIQSSVRIRYAEKKLLTKQQLQRLADAKSLEDAIKLLNETSYSSEISKLDRPENYEEVLSDVLNKTYRDVTEISPDKSLVEILSCKYDYHNLKVLVKEHILKEKFDSMYCMLDESGIETFRELALKNDEGLSKDFKECLEFYDKTKDPQDIDIFIDKKYFEKVLGLAEEFKLDMISEYFRAMIDFINLRTFIRCRKQNQVKETLEKVLIKGGDIETEKILGMFYDDIEVLPIRFKAYKIGRVLSKIVDEYRNTSSLNSFEKNMDDYLIEIVRKTKSIHYGAEVIFSFLFAKELEIKNLRLILVGKVNGLSPEFIKERLREVYV, from the coding sequence ATGGATAGAGAAGATTTTATCCAATCAAGTGTTAGAATTCGTTATGCTGAGAAAAAACTCCTTACTAAACAACAACTTCAAAGGCTGGCTGATGCAAAAAGTCTTGAAGATGCTATTAAGCTACTTAATGAAACTTCTTATTCAAGTGAAATTTCTAAGCTGGATAGACCTGAAAACTATGAAGAAGTTTTATCCGATGTTTTAAATAAAACATACAGAGATGTTACGGAAATTTCTCCTGATAAATCTTTAGTTGAGATACTTTCTTGCAAATATGATTATCACAATTTAAAAGTTTTGGTAAAAGAGCATATTTTAAAAGAAAAGTTTGACTCAATGTATTGTATGTTAGATGAAAGTGGTATTGAAACATTTAGAGAATTAGCCTTGAAAAATGATGAGGGATTGTCAAAAGATTTTAAGGAATGTTTAGAATTTTATGATAAAACAAAAGACCCTCAAGATATTGACATTTTTATAGATAAAAAGTACTTTGAAAAAGTTTTGGGTTTGGCTGAAGAATTTAAACTTGATATGATTTCTGAATATTTTAGAGCAATGATTGATTTTATTAATCTAAGAACTTTTATAAGATGTAGAAAACAAAATCAAGTAAAAGAAACTTTAGAAAAAGTTTTAATAAAAGGTGGAGATATCGAAACTGAAAAGATTTTAGGAATGTTCTACGATGATATAGAAGTTTTACCTATTAGGTTTAAAGCTTATAAGATTGGTAGAGTTCTATCAAAAATTGTAGATGAATATAGGAATACTAGTTCTCTTAATAGTTTTGAAAAAAATATGGATGACTATTTAATTGAAATAGTAAGAAAAACTAAATCAATCCACTATGGAGCTGAAGTTATTTTTAGTTTTCTTTTTGCTAAAGAATTGGAAATTAAAAATTTAAGACTTATTTTAGTAGGAAAAGTCAATGGTTTATCTCCTGAATTTATAAAGGAAAGGTTGCGTGAAGTTTATGTATAA